A stretch of DNA from Carya illinoinensis cultivar Pawnee chromosome 12, C.illinoinensisPawnee_v1, whole genome shotgun sequence:
CTACAAACTTATCAAGGAGGGAAAGAAGAAACAAAGGCtgaaattataatttgaaaaaacctTCATCATCATGATCTGTCCATCTCAAGCAATTCAGGGCTCTCCATGATACTTTCCAAAGAAGGCTTCCATCCCTCAACTGATCTTGGTTCTCTTCCTCTTTCAATCTCCATGAAAACATCTTCCAGGGCCAGCTTCTTTCCTTCTTTATCCTTCAGCTGTAGCATAAACCACTCCAGCTCCTCCTTTGTCAGCACAATCTTAACCCTTATGGCACCTTTCCCAAA
This window harbors:
- the LOC122289365 gene encoding uncharacterized protein LOC122289365; this translates as MGNCMETCTQRLQAEEMQQQECERSERASGTFVQESNFGKGAIRVKIVLTKEELEWFMLQLKDKEGKKLALEDVFMEIERGREPRSVEGWKPSLESIMESPELLEMDRS